A section of the Tamandua tetradactyla isolate mTamTet1 chromosome 4, mTamTet1.pri, whole genome shotgun sequence genome encodes:
- the LOC143681180 gene encoding fatty acid desaturase 2-like protein FADS2B: MKKKKSSSLGPIRGEDWIFQASIRSPRGSMKMTFEEKYDKHYSLIEKSQQDLGKKQHTNGRPVTNGETKVKQEANGKSHVPGKCLNTYTWEEIQRHNKEMDQWLVINRKVYNVTSWAKRHPGGHQVLNHYAGEDATDVFRAMHLNLDIVRLHLKPLLIGELAPGEPNQERNKNSKLVEDFQELRRSLEAMNMFKANMGFFFLHLAQILILEALAWLTLCHFGSGWTVTIFVSLLLTVSQVQISFLQHDLGHLTMFQKSKWDHLMQKFLMCHLQGLSTNWWNYKHFQHHVKPNIYLKDPDIDLGPFFLLGESQSVKYGKKKIKYIDYEKQHLYFYMVGVPLFTPVCLYLKSMQAMYLQRYWTDIVWVSSFYIRHFITFGPFYGIFGTILLIFFIKCLESPWIAYVTQMSHIPMKMSSEENQDWFSTQVLATCNVEQSFFNDWFTGHLNFQIEHHLFPTMPRHNYYKVSPLVRSLCEKHGLQYVNKSLLKAFGDIPRALKKYAALWAEIYYET, encoded by the exons atgaaaaagaagaagagcagTTCTTTAGGTCCAATCAGAGGAGAAGATTGGATATTTCAGGCATCCATCAGAAGTCCCAGGGGTTCAATGAAGAtgacatttgaagaaaaatatgataaacaCTATAGCCTTATAGAGAAAAGTCAGCAGGACCTAGGAAAGAAACAGCACACAAATGGGAGACCAGTAACAAATGGGGAAACTAAAGTAAAGCAGGAGGCAAATGGAAAGTCTCACGTACCTGGGAAATGCCTCAACACGTACACCTGGGAAGAGATCCAAAGACACAATAAAGAGATGGACCAGTGGCTGGTGATTAATCGCAAGGTCTACAATGTCACCAGCTGGGCCAAAAGACATCCAGGTGGGCACCAGGTGCTGAATCACTATGCTGGGGAAGATGCCACG GATGTCTTCAGGGCCATGCACCTAAATCTTGACATTGTACGGTTGCACCTTAAGCCACTGCTTATTGGAGAGCTTGCCCCGGGAGAGCCTAAccaggagagaaataaaaat TCCAAGTTAGTGGAAGATTTCCAAGAACTGAGAAGGTCATTAGAAGCAATGAACATGTTCAAGGCCAACATGGGATTCTTTTTCCTTCACCTGGCTCAGATCTTGATTTTGGAAGCCCTAGCTTGGCTAACACTGTGCCATTTTGGCAGTGGCTGGACTGTTACaatatttgtttctcttcttctgacAGTTTCTCAG GTCCAGATCTCATTTTTGCAGCATGACTTAGGACATCTTACCATGTTTCAAAAAAGCAAGTGGGACCACCTGATGCAAAAATTTCTGATGTGCCATCTCCAG GGCTTGTCAACAAACTGGTGGAACTACAAACACTTCCAACATCATGTAAAACCAAACATCTACCTCAAAGATCCAGACATTGACTTGGGCCCATTTTTTCTGCTTGGAGAGTCACAATCTGTCAAG TATGGcaagaagaaaatcaaatatatCGACTATGAAAAGCAGCATCTGTACTTCTACATGG TTGGAGTTCCGTTATTCACGCCAGTATGTTTATACTTGAAATCAATGCAAGCTATGTACCTTCAGAGGTATTGGACA gATATTGTCTGGGTCAGCAGCTTTTACATCCGCCACTTCATCACATTTGGCCCTTTTTATGGAATCTTTGGAACGatattgctcatatttttcatcaA GTGTCTTGAAAGTCCCTGGATTGCATATGTTACCCAGATGAGCCACATACCAATGAAAATGAGTTCAGAGGAAAACCAGGACTGGTTTAGCACTCAG GTCTTGGCCACCTGTAATGTTGAACAGTCCTTTTTCAATGACTGGTTCACTGGACATCTGAACTTCCAAATTGAACATCA TCTGTTCCCCACAATGCCACGACATAATTATTACAAGGTTTCACCTCTGGTGAGGTCACTTTGTGAGAAGCATGGATTGCAGTACGTGAATAAGTCCTTGTTAAAGGCATTTGGAGATATCCCCAg GGCCTTGAAGAAATATGCAGCTCTCTGGGCAGAAATTTACTATGAGACATGA